In one Echinicola marina genomic region, the following are encoded:
- a CDS encoding SCO family protein, with the protein MKVVRLLQGMVLVCILMVPVLIILFLRNFGENEYEIPILYENGIQDPFGDCQLDTVGQHYIPEFEFVDQDSSRIGKSQMMGKVTIVDFFFTSCPSICPVMSLEMERVQDAFRDEEQVQLYSISIDPSYDTPEVLKKYSELHGAKKGKWFFLNGPKDEVYDLARCGFVLPTIDGQGVPENFTHSDKLALIDGEGRIRGYYSGTNREDVDLLILETKILLHGKQ; encoded by the coding sequence ATGAAAGTTGTTAGATTATTGCAAGGAATGGTGCTTGTCTGTATTTTGATGGTACCTGTTCTGATTATACTGTTTCTCCGTAATTTCGGTGAAAATGAATATGAGATCCCCATACTGTATGAAAATGGCATTCAGGACCCATTTGGGGACTGTCAGCTGGACACAGTTGGGCAGCATTATATTCCTGAGTTTGAATTTGTAGACCAAGATTCCAGTAGGATAGGAAAGTCCCAAATGATGGGAAAAGTGACCATCGTTGATTTTTTCTTTACCAGCTGTCCTAGTATTTGTCCTGTGATGTCCCTTGAAATGGAAAGGGTTCAGGATGCCTTTAGGGATGAGGAACAAGTACAGCTTTATTCCATTAGCATAGACCCAAGCTATGATACTCCCGAAGTCCTTAAAAAATACAGTGAACTACATGGTGCCAAGAAAGGAAAATGGTTCTTTTTGAATGGACCAAAAGATGAAGTTTATGATTTGGCAAGGTGCGGTTTTGTATTGCCTACCATAGATGGGCAAGGCGTCCCTGAGAATTTCACCCATAGTGACAAACTGGCCTTGATAGATGGCGAAGGAAGAATAAGAGGTTACTATAGCGGTACGAATAGAGAGGATGTGGATTTATTGATTTTAGAGACAAAAATATTATTACATGGAAAGCAGTAA
- a CDS encoding DUF420 domain-containing protein translates to MESSNMANPAEKGMFKLITIVSVLIPVVVAILLFMPAKLDLASEWVYFLPHLNAVINFSASLALIAGLIFIKNKMIPYHRASMSIAFGLGAIFLVSYVIYHASAESTSFGGEGIIKTVYFIVLISHIILAAVALFPILLAYYYGTKGMVEKHKKIVRYAYPIWLYVTISGVLVYWMISPYYTH, encoded by the coding sequence ATGGAAAGCAGTAATATGGCAAATCCTGCAGAAAAAGGAATGTTTAAATTGATTACCATTGTTTCGGTTTTGATTCCGGTAGTCGTGGCTATCTTATTGTTTATGCCGGCCAAGCTTGATCTGGCCAGTGAATGGGTGTATTTTCTTCCTCATCTCAATGCTGTAATCAATTTCTCAGCCAGTTTGGCATTGATAGCTGGTTTGATTTTCATTAAAAACAAAATGATTCCATATCATAGAGCAAGTATGAGCATTGCTTTTGGTCTTGGGGCGATCTTTTTGGTGTCCTATGTGATTTATCATGCTTCTGCCGAAAGTACTAGCTTTGGAGGGGAAGGGATTATTAAAACTGTATATTTTATTGTATTGATAAGTCATATTATCTTGGCAGCAGTGGCGCTTTTTCCGATTCTTTTGGCTTATTATTATGGTACCAAGGGGATGGTAGAGAAGCACAAAAAGATCGTAAGGTATGCTTACCCAATTTGGCTTTATGTAACGATTAGTGGTGTGCTGGTGTATTGGATGATCAGTCCTTATTACACCCATTAA
- a CDS encoding ATP-binding protein gives MLKKRRLILIFAIISMAIVLAINFFSSPLHPEEKAIQKIEDKIQIIAQQFDDDFIQLLMNNRPEKQISFSSLNFPSQHPFYMYSEDGKLLYWSSITMIPDFELFKTGANYRPYQLIDNQKGTYFSRVRRVIRNNKVYWMAQVYSLNDKVEIDNEYLRSGFNQEIFGNDRFILASEPMSGYENIKAEDGTFYFSISLRSGYKAVGSKSNTTLILFFFSLTGLVFILGGDFVMRLWRRGNKKVALFYTISILGSVRAIMLVFNFPQDYFDLALFDPYYYASSSLNPSLGDLLLNVIAVIIVLAMLISLLGRRQVILGFAKVRQKKAPWVYYLLAYLLSTVFLVLFFLLFTNISNNSQWNLSILDIPTFDYLKGISILILFFGGAAYLLFTLMSIHLVFYKSRWQKAYALRILLFFSIPFLILAGYFDFIYLVVYIAHLILLIAIITFELYDNVFKLQLNTFLTFFFGCLMGAVITGAASYQDFRKREISSKIKLANQVLLKNDVMAEFLLSDVIERIEEDLFIKNKMMDPLGSKSPIVQKIEKIYLPNYFDQYNLNVMIFNPKGEDILNRGNEKKLDDYRYQFMNSDFATGVRELFFVKGNEGIEGNRFYAFMGMYKDDLFLGTIVMELVQERVQSTSVFPKLLLDKKYAEDIYDRNFDYAVFSDEILQYSVGVFNFRDPEVAGLLENENLYTTGVFKNQYHHYAVKIQSRTILISSPIYPYNYVLADVSFFFVGYIGLTLFFIALYVLISGLGRMQFNYATKIQFYLNFAFFVPMLIISGVSIGLLSDSYMEDLHRQYFDKAGIIRDYLAKYLEQEVQGTMDRDDFLTEVHNLSSTTASDINIYLPNGKLMVTSQPNIFEKKVLTEYLNPIAYAEVIEAQNNRVILDEKVGGLDYKTVYLALRDIKRQEVLGIISIPFFESEDDLNVLIVDVFSTIINIFVVIFIIFLVVSFFASKKLTDPFKLLTQKLKTTNLEDNEPMYWPIKDEIGLLVNEYNNMLFKLEASKKVLASNEKESAWREMAKQVAHEIKNPLTPMKLTLQHLLRLQAEGRIDDPQKLRKPVNNLINQVDTLSDIASSFSTFAKMPLPKNERMDFQLVVFNAVELFKNHEKAKVVLRNKAKRKLPIMGDDKLFGRVISNLIINGIQSVSENELAYIEVILSVNERWVNLEVKDNGRGIPEDLTDKIFIPNFSTKSEGSGLGLAIAKRGVETAGGKIWFESELGKGTSFYLTFPMVDGPKN, from the coding sequence ATGCTAAAGAAAAGAAGGCTTATATTAATTTTTGCGATCATTTCAATGGCGATTGTCTTGGCCATTAATTTTTTTTCAAGCCCTTTACATCCAGAAGAAAAGGCCATCCAAAAAATTGAGGACAAAATTCAAATCATTGCTCAGCAGTTTGATGATGATTTTATTCAGCTTTTGATGAACAATAGGCCTGAAAAGCAGATTTCTTTTAGCTCACTTAATTTTCCCTCCCAACATCCATTTTATATGTACAGTGAGGATGGGAAGCTCTTGTACTGGTCCAGTATTACCATGATACCTGATTTTGAGCTTTTCAAGACCGGGGCAAACTACAGGCCTTATCAGTTGATAGATAATCAAAAGGGAACCTATTTCAGTAGGGTGAGGCGTGTGATCAGGAATAATAAGGTTTACTGGATGGCCCAAGTCTATTCCCTAAATGATAAGGTCGAGATAGATAATGAGTATTTGCGTTCTGGTTTTAATCAAGAAATTTTCGGGAATGATAGATTTATCTTGGCCTCCGAGCCCATGTCTGGATATGAAAATATTAAAGCTGAAGATGGTACTTTTTATTTCTCCATTTCTTTAAGAAGTGGTTATAAGGCTGTTGGGAGTAAATCCAATACCACTTTGATCCTCTTTTTCTTTTCATTAACAGGCTTGGTATTTATTCTTGGTGGAGATTTTGTGATGAGACTCTGGAGGAGAGGTAATAAAAAGGTGGCGCTTTTTTACACCATTTCCATCTTGGGAAGTGTAAGGGCAATTATGCTGGTGTTTAATTTTCCGCAAGATTATTTTGATCTGGCCCTTTTTGATCCCTATTATTATGCCTCTTCTTCCTTAAATCCAAGTTTGGGGGATTTGTTATTGAATGTGATCGCTGTAATTATTGTATTGGCTATGCTGATAAGTCTATTGGGAAGAAGACAGGTGATCCTGGGCTTTGCCAAAGTACGACAAAAGAAGGCACCTTGGGTCTATTATCTGCTCGCATACCTGCTCTCTACAGTATTCCTGGTTCTATTCTTTTTACTTTTTACCAATATTTCGAATAATTCACAGTGGAATTTGAGTATTCTTGATATTCCCACATTTGACTATTTGAAGGGGATAAGCATTCTTATTCTGTTTTTTGGTGGGGCGGCCTATTTACTATTTACTTTAATGTCCATTCATTTGGTGTTTTATAAAAGTAGGTGGCAAAAAGCTTATGCGCTTAGGATACTTTTGTTTTTTTCTATTCCCTTTTTGATCCTAGCAGGTTATTTTGATTTTATTTATCTGGTCGTTTATATCGCTCACTTAATTCTTCTGATCGCTATTATCACATTCGAATTATATGATAATGTATTCAAACTACAACTAAATACTTTTTTGACATTTTTCTTTGGCTGCTTGATGGGGGCAGTGATCACCGGTGCCGCTTCGTATCAGGATTTTAGAAAGCGCGAGATCTCTTCAAAAATTAAATTGGCTAATCAGGTTTTGTTGAAGAATGATGTGATGGCGGAATTCCTGCTAAGTGATGTCATAGAAAGGATAGAAGAAGACCTTTTTATCAAGAACAAAATGATGGATCCTCTTGGCTCTAAGTCCCCCATAGTTCAAAAGATTGAAAAGATTTATTTGCCGAATTATTTTGATCAGTATAATCTCAATGTGATGATTTTTAATCCTAAGGGAGAGGATATACTGAACCGTGGTAATGAAAAGAAATTGGACGATTATCGCTATCAGTTTATGAATAGCGATTTTGCAACAGGTGTCAGGGAATTATTTTTTGTGAAGGGAAATGAAGGTATTGAAGGAAATCGCTTTTATGCCTTCATGGGGATGTATAAAGATGATTTGTTTTTGGGGACTATAGTAATGGAGCTTGTTCAGGAAAGGGTACAGTCTACCAGCGTATTCCCCAAGTTGCTATTGGATAAGAAGTACGCGGAAGATATTTATGATCGAAATTTTGACTATGCTGTATTCTCTGACGAAATCCTACAGTACAGTGTAGGTGTTTTCAATTTTAGGGATCCAGAGGTAGCTGGCTTACTGGAAAACGAAAACCTCTATACCACCGGGGTATTTAAAAACCAATACCATCACTATGCTGTAAAGATACAGTCTAGGACCATCCTGATTTCAAGTCCTATCTATCCCTATAATTATGTGCTGGCGGATGTGTCATTTTTCTTTGTGGGTTATATAGGGCTTACCCTCTTTTTTATAGCCTTATATGTGCTGATTTCCGGTTTGGGAAGAATGCAGTTTAACTATGCTACTAAGATCCAGTTTTACCTCAATTTTGCCTTTTTTGTGCCCATGTTGATTATTAGTGGGGTTTCAATTGGTTTGCTGAGCGACTCTTATATGGAGGATCTTCATAGGCAGTATTTTGATAAGGCCGGGATTATCAGAGATTATCTGGCTAAATATTTGGAGCAGGAGGTTCAGGGCACTATGGATAGGGATGATTTTCTTACAGAAGTACATAATTTATCCAGTACTACTGCATCTGATATCAATATTTACTTGCCAAATGGAAAGTTAATGGTGACCAGCCAGCCAAATATTTTCGAGAAAAAGGTGCTAACAGAATACCTTAATCCAATAGCTTATGCAGAGGTGATTGAGGCGCAGAATAATCGCGTGATTTTAGATGAAAAGGTGGGAGGTCTGGATTATAAAACTGTTTATTTGGCCTTAAGGGATATTAAGCGTCAAGAAGTTCTTGGCATCATTTCGATTCCATTTTTTGAGTCAGAAGATGATCTGAATGTGCTGATTGTGGATGTGTTCAGTACCATTATCAATATTTTTGTCGTCATCTTTATTATCTTTTTGGTCGTTTCCTTCTTTGCTTCCAAAAAGTTGACAGATCCCTTTAAGCTACTTACCCAGAAGCTTAAAACCACCAATTTGGAAGATAATGAGCCTATGTACTGGCCGATAAAAGATGAAATCGGTCTTTTGGTGAATGAATATAATAATATGCTCTTTAAGCTCGAGGCCAGTAAAAAGGTGTTGGCATCCAATGAAAAAGAATCTGCATGGAGAGAAATGGCCAAGCAGGTTGCACATGAGATCAAGAACCCTTTGACCCCGATGAAGTTGACATTGCAGCATCTGCTGAGGTTGCAGGCAGAGGGTAGGATAGATGATCCCCAGAAGCTTCGTAAGCCAGTGAATAACCTGATCAATCAAGTAGATACTTTAAGTGATATCGCCTCTTCTTTTTCTACTTTTGCCAAGATGCCATTGCCAAAAAATGAAAGGATGGATTTCCAATTGGTGGTATTCAATGCGGTGGAACTTTTTAAAAATCATGAAAAAGCCAAGGTGGTTCTGAGAAACAAGGCCAAAAGGAAACTTCCGATAATGGGAGATGATAAGCTTTTTGGAAGGGTGATTTCTAATTTGATCATTAATGGTATTCAGTCGGTTAGTGAAAATGAACTGGCTTATATTGAGGTGATTCTGTCTGTAAATGAGCGTTGGGTCAATTTGGAGGTAAAGGATAATGGCCGCGGAATCCCAGAAGATTTAACGGATAAAATATTTATTCCTAACTTCAGTACGAAAAGCGAAGGCTCAGGATTGGGCTTGGCCATCGCCAAAAGGGGGGTAGAAACAGCAGGAGGTAAAATCTGGTTTGAATCCGAATTAGGGAAGGGAACCTCTTTCTACTTAACTTTTCCAATGGTGGATGGTCCCAAAAACTGA
- a CDS encoding peptidylprolyl isomerase, giving the protein MIKASYILSILFCVLRFPLAFAQTPIVELKTTKGNITFELYPEKAPISCANFLKYIKNDKFEGASFYRTVRMDNQANSKVKIEVIQGGLGLEADQSPYKPIAHETTKETGLLHKNGTLSMARAEPGTASSEFFICIGSQPALDFGGKRNPDGQGFAAFGKVINGMKVVRKIQQLADNDQMLVEKVEILSFKIIEE; this is encoded by the coding sequence ATGATTAAGGCAAGCTATATTTTAAGCATTTTATTTTGTGTATTACGTTTTCCCCTTGCATTTGCCCAAACCCCAATAGTTGAGCTAAAAACAACCAAAGGGAATATCACTTTTGAATTATATCCTGAAAAGGCCCCAATCTCCTGTGCTAACTTTCTGAAATACATCAAAAACGACAAGTTTGAGGGAGCCAGTTTTTATAGAACCGTGCGTATGGACAACCAAGCTAACAGCAAAGTGAAAATTGAGGTAATCCAAGGTGGTTTAGGGCTAGAAGCAGACCAATCTCCCTATAAGCCTATTGCCCATGAGACTACTAAAGAAACAGGCTTATTACATAAAAACGGCACATTATCCATGGCAAGGGCAGAACCGGGAACGGCCAGTTCTGAGTTTTTTATATGTATTGGGAGCCAGCCAGCATTGGATTTCGGCGGAAAAAGGAATCCTGATGGCCAAGGCTTTGCTGCCTTTGGCAAAGTAATAAACGGAATGAAAGTAGTGAGAAAAATCCAACAGCTAGCGGATAACGATCAGATGCTGGTAGAAAAAGTCGAAATCTTATCCTTTAAGATAATAGAAGAATAG
- a CDS encoding DUF4488 domain-containing protein has product MKSIIILLIAFIATLPLAAQTHVPASESIVGIWRQTAIMNNFTGKMIDVKSGNYKVFNSDRTYYTFIIWGKQSITQETTIGQYGNYNITSDSTLIEHIIEHTVNPKMNDSESHIRYELIDENNLIIKWSLDNKTWTSEKWTRLPLSIPNIQKKQPLKKHEQTVTL; this is encoded by the coding sequence ATGAAAAGCATCATCATTCTACTTATCGCATTTATTGCTACACTTCCTCTTGCTGCACAAACTCATGTACCTGCATCGGAATCAATTGTTGGAATCTGGAGGCAAACAGCTATTATGAATAATTTTACTGGCAAAATGATAGATGTAAAATCCGGAAATTATAAAGTTTTCAATTCGGACAGGACCTATTACACTTTTATCATTTGGGGGAAACAAAGTATTACACAAGAGACTACTATTGGGCAATATGGTAATTATAATATCACTTCAGACAGTACTTTGATAGAGCATATCATTGAGCATACTGTTAACCCTAAAATGAACGATTCAGAGAGTCATATTCGCTACGAATTGATTGATGAGAACAATCTCATTATTAAATGGAGTCTAGACAATAAAACTTGGACCTCCGAAAAATGGACTAGACTCCCATTGTCCATACCCAATATACAGAAGAAACAACCTCTCAAAAAACACGAACAAACTGTAACGCTTTAA
- a CDS encoding IS1595 family transposase has translation MNLIEFTGHFPDEESCEQYIKKYREKSGIRCKNCEKITRHYWFANGRFFECSSCRRRSSLKSGTVMENSKLPLRIWLLAMLFMSATKKGFSCLELQRQLGLSRYETTFRLMHRIRSAMGQRDELYILSDMIEYDECYMETVQENQILGQLKRGKGSQKQTAVAVAAESVPLEDLDSGQKTKRCGYFKMRVMDKVDCESVNAFIRANTVGDVVLFTDKNTAYSKIEEVVATHLAVPSGKGSVNDTLKWVHKAISNLKRTLLGVYHMITYKYLQNYLNEFVYRLNRRYFGKGLFERLVIAGTYPYVQ, from the coding sequence ATGAACCTTATAGAATTTACGGGCCATTTCCCAGATGAGGAAAGTTGTGAACAATACATCAAGAAATACCGTGAGAAAAGCGGTATACGGTGCAAAAACTGTGAGAAGATAACCCGACACTATTGGTTTGCCAACGGCAGGTTTTTCGAATGCAGCAGTTGTCGGAGACGTTCTTCTCTTAAATCAGGGACGGTAATGGAAAACAGCAAGCTTCCGCTCCGTATCTGGCTATTGGCCATGCTGTTTATGTCGGCGACCAAGAAAGGGTTTTCCTGCCTTGAGCTCCAGCGGCAACTGGGGCTTAGCCGATATGAGACCACTTTCCGTCTGATGCACAGGATACGGTCAGCCATGGGACAACGAGATGAGCTTTATATCCTCAGTGACATGATTGAATATGACGAGTGTTATATGGAAACCGTACAGGAGAACCAGATCTTGGGTCAGCTTAAACGTGGAAAAGGCAGCCAGAAACAGACCGCAGTAGCGGTGGCGGCCGAATCGGTACCCTTGGAAGACCTGGATTCCGGGCAGAAAACAAAGCGCTGTGGCTATTTCAAAATGAGGGTCATGGACAAAGTGGACTGCGAGAGTGTCAATGCCTTTATCCGGGCCAATACCGTAGGGGATGTGGTACTGTTTACAGACAAGAACACGGCCTACTCGAAAATAGAGGAAGTGGTGGCCACCCATTTGGCCGTTCCATCGGGAAAGGGGTCCGTAAACGACACCTTAAAATGGGTACACAAAGCAATCAGTAATCTTAAAAGAACCCTGTTGGGGGTATATCACATGATAACTTATAAATATTTACAGAACTATTTAAATGAGTTTGTTTACAGATTGAACCGAAGATATTTTGGCAAAGGACTCTTTGAAAGGCTCGTTATTGCGGGCACTTACCCATACGTGCAGTAA
- a CDS encoding 6-bladed beta-propeller, with protein sequence MVGIHSTKTRFIIFLNLVIISIYLFGCNKAGRRDLGEKINLSRSETIKLNFLELKKDIEFITLSIPDSVYLGSIRSINSSNDYLLLHDPEIANKIYLFDKMGNYISQSKKTGEGPKEYLSLYAYATVMNSIFIYDRELRRINKYKLPHFNFEYSIPCDNYIQNLIQVPNSKNIIGVSDDFVNEEMYNGIVYFNQKMEEIEVESKFPGIIETTQFNNFSTIDDSLYYAEPLTETVYVYRNKKFIPKYHTDFGAMSIPFESVYTSEAENFYEIIAGGDYYYAIHNFNISNDLVSLNFFKKTIDEQLLGLYHLKDKKGVLIDLNEEVRDYVLNPMNVSDGYNYILLFPDEYSLATLKNLGMPDQRLNEIDLKNTIVVKFRYLDIPI encoded by the coding sequence ATGGTGGGAATACATTCAACAAAAACAAGATTTATAATTTTTTTAAACCTTGTAATTATTTCAATTTATCTATTCGGATGTAATAAGGCAGGACGAAGGGATTTGGGGGAGAAAATTAATTTATCCAGATCTGAAACAATTAAATTAAATTTTTTAGAACTGAAAAAGGACATTGAATTTATCACATTGTCTATTCCTGATTCGGTTTATTTGGGAAGTATTAGGTCGATTAATAGTTCAAATGATTACCTCCTTTTACATGACCCTGAAATTGCAAATAAAATCTATCTTTTTGATAAAATGGGAAATTACATATCTCAATCAAAAAAAACTGGGGAAGGACCTAAAGAATACTTGTCTTTATATGCATATGCTACCGTAATGAATAGTATTTTTATTTATGACAGGGAGCTGAGAAGGATAAATAAATATAAACTACCACATTTTAATTTTGAGTATTCAATACCTTGTGACAATTACATTCAAAATCTTATTCAAGTACCAAATTCTAAAAATATTATTGGAGTAAGTGATGACTTCGTCAACGAAGAAATGTATAATGGAATAGTATATTTCAATCAGAAAATGGAGGAAATAGAAGTGGAAAGCAAATTCCCAGGAATTATAGAAACAACACAATTCAATAATTTTTCGACAATCGATGATTCTTTATATTATGCAGAACCATTAACTGAAACAGTTTATGTCTATCGAAACAAAAAATTTATCCCCAAATATCATACGGATTTCGGTGCGATGAGCATCCCCTTTGAGAGTGTATATACCTCCGAAGCTGAGAATTTTTACGAAATAATTGCTGGAGGTGATTATTATTATGCGATCCATAATTTCAACATTTCCAATGATCTGGTAAGTTTGAATTTTTTTAAGAAAACAATTGACGAACAGCTTCTTGGGCTTTATCACCTTAAAGACAAAAAAGGTGTTTTAATTGATCTAAATGAAGAGGTTAGAGATTATGTTCTTAATCCCATGAATGTTTCTGATGGTTACAATTATATCCTACTGTTCCCGGATGAATATTCATTGGCTACCTTAAAGAATTTGGGAATGCCAGACCAAAGATTAAACGAAATAGATTTAAAAAATACGATTGTAGTAAAATTCCGTTACTTAGATATACCAATTTAA
- a CDS encoding IS1595 family transposase — protein MNLIEFTGHFPDEESCEQYIKKYREKSGIRCKNSEKITRHYWFANGRFFECSSCRRRSSLKSGTVMENSKLPLRIWLLAMLFMSATKKGFSCLELQRQLGLSRYETTFRLMHRIRSAMGQRDELYILSDMIEYDECYMETVQENQILGQLKRGKGSQKQTAVAVAAESVPLEDLDSGQKTKRCGYFKMRVMDKVDCESVNAFIRANTVGDVVLFTDKNTAYSKIEEVVATHLAVPSGKESVNDTLKWVHKAISNLKRTLLGVYHMITYKYLQNYLNEFVYRLNRRYFGKGLFERLVIAGTYPYVQ, from the coding sequence ATGAACCTTATAGAATTTACGGGCCATTTCCCAGATGAGGAAAGTTGTGAACAATACATCAAGAAATACCGTGAGAAAAGCGGTATACGGTGCAAAAACAGTGAGAAGATAACCCGACACTATTGGTTTGCCAACGGCAGGTTTTTCGAATGCAGCAGTTGTCGGAGACGTTCTTCTCTTAAATCAGGGACGGTAATGGAAAACAGCAAGCTTCCGCTCCGTATCTGGCTATTGGCCATGCTGTTTATGTCGGCGACCAAGAAAGGGTTTTCCTGCCTTGAGCTCCAGCGGCAACTGGGGCTTAGCCGATATGAGACCACTTTCCGTCTGATGCACAGGATACGGTCAGCCATGGGACAACGAGATGAGCTTTATATCCTCAGTGACATGATTGAATATGACGAGTGTTATATGGAAACCGTACAGGAGAACCAGATCTTGGGTCAGCTTAAACGTGGAAAAGGCAGCCAGAAACAGACCGCAGTAGCGGTGGCGGCCGAATCGGTACCCTTGGAAGACCTGGATTCCGGGCAGAAAACAAAGCGCTGTGGCTATTTCAAAATGAGGGTCATGGACAAAGTGGACTGCGAGAGTGTCAATGCCTTTATCCGGGCCAATACCGTAGGGGATGTGGTACTGTTTACAGACAAGAACACGGCCTACTCGAAAATAGAGGAAGTGGTGGCCACCCATTTGGCCGTTCCATCGGGAAAGGAGTCCGTAAACGACACCTTAAAATGGGTACACAAAGCAATCAGTAATCTTAAAAGAACCCTGTTGGGGGTATATCACATGATAACTTATAAATATTTACAGAACTATTTAAATGAGTTTGTTTACAGATTGAACCGAAGATATTTTGGCAAAGGACTCTTTGAAAGGCTCGTTATTGCGGGCACTTACCCATACGTGCAGTAA
- a CDS encoding glycoside hydrolase family 10 protein, whose translation MKKLLLLFVALSLGFACSSPKEKSERQETAVEPAKIPVHAWLGGYNDKPEEEIKAEFAEFKEHGIDALMYNGGHDPASYEKVGKIAKEVGLGFHAWIPTMVQHKTDKIDADWYAVNGLGESALEKPAYVPHYTFLCPSKEGTYNFLENMYSKVAQVKEVDAIHLDYIRFPDVILARGLWDKYGLTMDREYPQFDYCYCDECTGDFKEKTGIDIKAAEDPSQVEEWKQFRYDLITSIVNRLSDMVHGYGKEINAAVFPGPSNAMKMVRQEWNTWNLDAVFPMNYNDFYLEGTDWIGSITKEEVEAVNGKFPVYSGLFICPNPEKKAEIEDPEGHGLIPSEMGAAIRNSIASGAKGVCLFTPGRMTDEHWVEFEKAINLKK comes from the coding sequence ATGAAAAAGTTATTACTGTTATTTGTCGCACTTAGCTTAGGATTTGCCTGCTCCAGTCCTAAGGAAAAAAGTGAGCGTCAGGAGACTGCTGTTGAACCGGCCAAAATCCCTGTTCATGCTTGGTTGGGAGGTTATAATGATAAGCCAGAAGAAGAAATCAAAGCTGAATTTGCTGAATTTAAGGAGCATGGAATAGATGCTTTGATGTATAACGGTGGTCACGATCCTGCTAGTTATGAAAAAGTAGGGAAGATTGCGAAGGAAGTAGGTCTGGGCTTTCATGCTTGGATCCCAACCATGGTGCAGCATAAAACAGATAAGATTGATGCAGATTGGTATGCGGTAAATGGATTGGGTGAATCAGCCCTTGAAAAGCCAGCTTATGTGCCACACTATACATTCTTGTGTCCAAGCAAGGAAGGGACGTATAATTTCTTGGAAAACATGTACAGCAAAGTGGCCCAAGTAAAAGAGGTGGATGCCATCCATTTGGATTATATCCGTTTTCCAGATGTGATCCTCGCACGTGGACTTTGGGATAAATATGGTTTGACCATGGATAGGGAATATCCTCAGTTTGACTATTGCTATTGTGATGAGTGTACTGGTGACTTTAAAGAAAAAACGGGTATTGATATCAAAGCTGCCGAAGATCCTTCCCAAGTGGAAGAGTGGAAGCAGTTTAGATATGATTTGATTACCAGTATTGTTAATAGATTGTCGGATATGGTACATGGGTATGGCAAGGAAATTAATGCGGCAGTATTCCCAGGGCCTTCCAATGCCATGAAAATGGTTCGTCAGGAGTGGAATACATGGAATTTGGATGCTGTATTCCCTATGAATTATAATGATTTTTACCTAGAAGGAACTGATTGGATAGGAAGCATCACTAAAGAAGAAGTAGAGGCTGTTAATGGTAAGTTTCCAGTTTATAGCGGATTATTTATCTGTCCTAATCCTGAAAAGAAAGCGGAGATTGAAGATCCGGAAGGTCACGGCCTAATTCCAAGTGAAATGGGAGCTGCCATTCGAAACTCTATCGCGAGTGGGGCAAAGGGTGTTTGTTTGTTTACTCCAGGTCGAATGACTGATGAGCATTGGGTGGAGTTTGAAAAAGCAATCAATCTCAAAAAATAA
- a CDS encoding cupin domain-containing protein — protein sequence MIIPSIKSKLETSSHPIAQALHQNTSFRVLAIAFKKGMVLKAHKAHKPSKLFVLEGAVNYTENNKTVSLRQYEETDIPVEIIHEVEAIEDSLCLLTQGD from the coding sequence ATGATCATCCCATCCATCAAATCGAAACTAGAAACTAGCAGCCACCCCATAGCACAGGCGCTTCACCAAAACACTTCCTTCAGGGTATTGGCCATTGCCTTTAAAAAAGGCATGGTGCTAAAAGCCCATAAGGCCCATAAGCCTTCCAAATTATTCGTCTTGGAAGGAGCCGTCAATTATACAGAAAACAATAAAACAGTTTCCCTTCGGCAATATGAAGAAACAGATATCCCAGTGGAAATCATCCACGAGGTAGAAGCCATAGAGGACAGTTTATGTCTGCTCACACAAGGGGATTAA